The sequence GCTGGCTTGCCACTCTTTTAAAGACTGCGGCGGATGAATCACTGGTACTCGAGTGCGACCACATTGCTCACAAGCACTGATAGCGATTTGCTGCCAATGCTCAAGGCGTTTTTGCGCGCGCTCATCGTTTAAACGCACTTCACAGCGTTCGGTAAATAGCGGAGTAATCTCAGCCACGCCCAATTCAGTGGCTTTTTGAATCGCCCAATCCATGCGCTCGCCACGTGACAAGCCTTGGCCTAAATGAATACGCAGCGAGGACTCTGGCAACCCATCAAGACGTTCGTGCAATTGCACCTGCACAGCTTTTTTACTCACGCTCGTCAGCTCTCCACGGTACTCATAACCGCTACCGTCAAATAACTGCAGCGCAGCACCGACGCCCATGCGCAACACACGGCTGAGATAGTGCGCCTGCGCTTCAGGCAAATCATGCACACCCAACGCCAAAGGCGCAGCAACAAAAAAACGCGGTAGCGACATCATTAAACTCCAGCAATAAAAACCACGCTATGGTGCGTGGTTTTTTACAGAGCGTCTAGCCGTTAATCACGGGTGGCCAGATCAATG comes from Pseudomonas sp. C27(2019) and encodes:
- a CDS encoding 16S rRNA (uracil(1498)-N(3))-methyltransferase, with the translated sequence MSLPRFFVAAPLALGVHDLPEAQAHYLSRVLRMGVGAALQLFDGSGYEYRGELTSVSKKAVQVQLHERLDGLPESSLRIHLGQGLSRGERMDWAIQKATELGVAEITPLFTERCEVRLNDERAQKRLEHWQQIAISACEQCGRTRVPVIHPPQSLKEWQASVQADLKLVLHPVAQPLTEHKAPSTLAFLIGPEGGLTENEVNQAEQHDFQPARLGPRVLRTETAPIVALSVAQHVWGDF